Proteins encoded within one genomic window of Drosophila teissieri strain GT53w unplaced genomic scaffold, Prin_Dtei_1.1 Segkk5_quiver_pilon_scaf, whole genome shotgun sequence:
- the LOC122625736 gene encoding uncharacterized protein LOC122625736, with translation MNTGDCSPAPPTSPDAGEIQCGNSAGTVIPVVESVGAIKLPPFWKQNARLWFVQIEAQFQCSRISSDNTRYYHLISALDADIMTEVSDVLAQPSEVNKYEHLKEIIIKRFTESPDRQLQRALLELDLGDKKPSQLLRQMTTLADGRASADALRVRWLSQLPQHVQRSLKLLRSATLEAQAALADDLMEEESGSFVMAAGPSSAQFRGNTREYPPAAGTSVVDDLKRDIAAIKASLTRLQNMQPSSHSCPADRNEQQLRAPRVCFYHAKFGPNARKCSSPCAWVPQQGN, from the coding sequence ATGAATACCGGAGATTGTTCGCCTGCACCGCCAACTTCGCCTGACGCTGGTGAAATTCAATGCGGCAACAGCGCAGGCACCGTTATTCCTGTCGTCGAGTCGGTTGGCGCCATCAAGCTACCGCCTTTTTGGAAGCAAAATGCGCGGTTATGGTTTGTGCAGATCGAAGCGCAATTTCAATGCAGCCGCATTTCTTCAGATAACACGCGCTACTACCATCTAATCAGTGCTTTGGATGCTGATATAATGACTGAAGTATCTGATGTTCTGGCGCAACCCTCGGAAGTCAACAAATACGAGCACCTGAAGGAGATTATCATCAAGCGCTTTACGGAATCACCGGACAGACAGTTGCAGCGCGCTTTGCTGGAGCTTGACCTTGGGGACAAGAAGCCCTCGCAGCTCCTTCGGCAAATGACAACTCTTGCTGACGGTCGCGCGTCTGCAGACGCCTTGCGAGTCCGCTGGCTCTCTCAGCTACCGCAGCACGTACAACGGAGTTTGAAGCTCCTACGCTCAGCAACTTTGGAAGCGCAAGCTGCACTCGCTGACGATCTCATGGAAGAGGAATCGGGTTCTTTTGTCATGGCTGCTGGGCCCTCCTCGGCACAATTCAGAGGCAACACCCGCGAATACCCGCCGGCAGCTGGCACAAGTGTCGTGGACGACTTGAAACGCGACATCGCTGCCATCAAGGCCTCTTTAACTCGTCTCCAGAACATGCAGCCCTCCAGCCATTCTTGCCCAGCCGATCGCAACGAGCAGCAACTCCGAGCACCACGTGTCTGCTTTTATCATGCCAAATTCGGACCAAATGCACGAAAATGCTCCTCGCCCTGTGCCTGGGTGCCACAGCAGGGAAACTAA